In Ovis aries strain OAR_USU_Benz2616 breed Rambouillet chromosome 16, ARS-UI_Ramb_v3.0, whole genome shotgun sequence, one DNA window encodes the following:
- the LOC105602480 gene encoding proline-rich protein 13-like: MWNPNAGPYPHPPNAGYPGGCNPAHPPLANPPFPPGPFPTPPGAPRGNPAFPPGGPCHPVPQPGYPGCQPSGPYPPPYPPPGPGMCPVNPLVPGIVGPGIAIDKKVHKKMKKAHKKKQKHHKHGKHSSSSSSSSSDSD; encoded by the coding sequence ATGTGGAATCCCAATGCCGGACCATATCCACACCCGCCTAACGCTGGGTATCCTGGAGGTTGCAATCCTGCCCATCCACCACTTGCCAACCCTCCCTTTCCTCCAGGCCCTTTTCCCACTCCCCCAGGAGCACCCCGGGGGAATCCAGCCTTTCCCCCTGGTGGGCCCTGTCATCCTGTGCCACAGCCAGGATATCCAGGATGCCAGCCCTCAGGTCCCTACCCTCCTCCATACCCACCACCTGGCCCTGGCATGTGTCCTGTGAATCCATTGGTTCCTGGTATAGTAGGACCAGGAATAGCAATTGACAAGAAGGTgcacaagaaaatgaagaaagctcataaaaagaagcagaaacacCATAAGCATGGCAAgcattcctcctcctcctcctcttccagcaGTGACTCTGACTGA